Proteins co-encoded in one Gossypium arboreum isolate Shixiya-1 chromosome 11, ASM2569848v2, whole genome shotgun sequence genomic window:
- the LOC108470689 gene encoding uncharacterized protein LOC108470689 isoform X1, with protein MVHIQHVTAEGTALVQQAEDAVSFKCSGCAGTGLYKENNQAARQVYGICGRLFSKPYSLPQAAHPGIDLTVTVLTTGFWPSYKSFTSPLHLLSSSYDGKVMLWDLRTAEKSTTLDCGPRTICRRHIMTSSYLYECLWEALQQRIRIITCS; from the exons ATGGTACATATTCAA CATGTTACTGCTGAAGGTACAGCCTTGGTTCAACAGGCAGAAGATGCTGTGA GCTTCAAATGCTCCGGCTGTGCAGGAACAG GTCTGTATAAGGAAAATAATCAAGCTGCACGACAAGTATATGGCATATGTGGCCGACTGTTTTCAAAACCATACTCTCTTCCACAAG CTGCACATCCTGGGATTGATTTGACAGTGACTGTTCTCACAACAGGATTCTGGCCAAGTTATAAATCATTTACGTCTCCTCTTCATTTACTTTCTTCATCTTATGATGGGAAAGTAATGTTGTGGGATCTAAGAACAGCG GAAAAATCAACTACACTAGATTGCGGTCCAAGAACAATTTGCAGGAGGCACATAATGACTAGCTCCTACCTCTACGAATGCTTGTGGGAGGCATTGCAGCAGCGAATAAGGATTATAACATGCAGTTGA
- the LOC108470689 gene encoding uncharacterized protein LOC108470689 isoform X2, translated as MGRIFMITLEGCVYSCKYCFTHLALLDDIISKSFHCGHGKAYLFDKHVTAEGTALVQQAEDAASNAPAVQEQVCIRKIIKLHDKYMAYVADCFQNHTLFHKEKSTTLDCGPRTICRRHIMTSSYLYECLWEALQQRIRIITCS; from the exons ATGGGAAGGATATTCATGATCACTCTTGAAGGATGCGTTTATAGCTGCAAGTACTGCTTTACCCATCTGGCTCTCCTTGACGACATTATTTCTAAG TCTTTCCACTGCGGGCATGGAAAGGCTTATCTCTTTGATAAG CATGTTACTGCTGAAGGTACAGCCTTGGTTCAACAGGCAGAAGATGCT GCTTCAAATGCTCCGGCTGTGCAGGAACAG GTCTGTATAAGGAAAATAATCAAGCTGCACGACAAGTATATGGCATATGTGGCCGACTGTTTTCAAAACCATACTCTCTTCCACAAG GAAAAATCAACTACACTAGATTGCGGTCCAAGAACAATTTGCAGGAGGCACATAATGACTAGCTCCTACCTCTACGAATGCTTGTGGGAGGCATTGCAGCAGCGAATAAGGATTATAACATGCAGTTGA
- the LOC108470689 gene encoding cullin-1-like isoform X5, which produces MGRIFMITLEGCVYSCKYCFTHLALLDDIISKSFHCGHGKAYLFDKHVTAEGTALVQQAEDAASNAPAVQEQVCIRKIIKLHDKYMAYVADCFQNHTLFHK; this is translated from the exons ATGGGAAGGATATTCATGATCACTCTTGAAGGATGCGTTTATAGCTGCAAGTACTGCTTTACCCATCTGGCTCTCCTTGACGACATTATTTCTAAG TCTTTCCACTGCGGGCATGGAAAGGCTTATCTCTTTGATAAG CATGTTACTGCTGAAGGTACAGCCTTGGTTCAACAGGCAGAAGATGCT GCTTCAAATGCTCCGGCTGTGCAGGAACAG GTCTGTATAAGGAAAATAATCAAGCTGCACGACAAGTATATGGCATATGTGGCCGACTGTTTTCAAAACCATACTCTCTTCCACAAG TGA
- the LOC108470689 gene encoding cullin-1-like isoform X4: MVHIQHVTAEGTALVQQAEDAASNAPAVQEQVCIRKIIKLHDKYMAYVADCFQNHTLFHKEKSTTLDCGPRTICRRHIMTSSYLYECLWEALQQRIRIITCS, from the exons ATGGTACATATTCAA CATGTTACTGCTGAAGGTACAGCCTTGGTTCAACAGGCAGAAGATGCT GCTTCAAATGCTCCGGCTGTGCAGGAACAG GTCTGTATAAGGAAAATAATCAAGCTGCACGACAAGTATATGGCATATGTGGCCGACTGTTTTCAAAACCATACTCTCTTCCACAAG GAAAAATCAACTACACTAGATTGCGGTCCAAGAACAATTTGCAGGAGGCACATAATGACTAGCTCCTACCTCTACGAATGCTTGTGGGAGGCATTGCAGCAGCGAATAAGGATTATAACATGCAGTTGA
- the LOC108470689 gene encoding cullin-1-like isoform X3, whose protein sequence is MGRIFMITLEGCVYSCKYCFTHLALLDDIISKSFHCGHGKAYLFDKHVTAEGTALVQQAEDAASNAPAVQEQVCIRKIIKLHDKYMAYVADCFQNHTLFHKLHILGLI, encoded by the exons ATGGGAAGGATATTCATGATCACTCTTGAAGGATGCGTTTATAGCTGCAAGTACTGCTTTACCCATCTGGCTCTCCTTGACGACATTATTTCTAAG TCTTTCCACTGCGGGCATGGAAAGGCTTATCTCTTTGATAAG CATGTTACTGCTGAAGGTACAGCCTTGGTTCAACAGGCAGAAGATGCT GCTTCAAATGCTCCGGCTGTGCAGGAACAG GTCTGTATAAGGAAAATAATCAAGCTGCACGACAAGTATATGGCATATGTGGCCGACTGTTTTCAAAACCATACTCTCTTCCACAAG CTGCACATCCTGGGATTGATTTGA